In Pseudomonas sp. ADAK18, a single window of DNA contains:
- a CDS encoding tetratricopeptide repeat protein: MKRTGRTLVLGCLLLLQPLLAHAQAGGNSLLIPAMGRCTLNTQPESQAEALSACQQLADGGDAQAQYELGEFFHDSKNPSRDLNKALSYFEKASLQGHAQAQFQLGTMFFKGEGVPANNVQAYIVLKMAAVNGAEDALDTADEVAEHMQRDELEVATQVLGQIFRNYLQELQSADGRSPFSPLP; the protein is encoded by the coding sequence ATGAAACGCACCGGCCGCACCCTGGTTCTGGGCTGCCTGTTGCTCCTTCAGCCCCTGCTCGCGCATGCACAAGCAGGCGGCAACTCGTTGTTAATCCCAGCGATGGGTCGTTGCACCCTCAATACCCAGCCAGAAAGCCAGGCCGAAGCCCTGAGCGCGTGCCAGCAACTGGCCGACGGCGGGGATGCACAGGCGCAATACGAGTTGGGCGAATTCTTCCACGACAGTAAAAACCCCTCCCGCGATCTCAACAAAGCCTTGAGTTACTTCGAGAAGGCCTCGTTGCAGGGCCACGCCCAGGCACAATTCCAGTTGGGCACCATGTTCTTCAAAGGCGAAGGCGTGCCGGCCAATAACGTTCAGGCGTATATCGTGCTGAAAATGGCCGCGGTCAACGGCGCCGAAGATGCGCTGGATACCGCCGACGAAGTCGCCGAGCATATGCAGCGTGATGAGCTGGAAGTGGCGACCCAGGTCCTGGGGCAGATTTTCCGTAACTACCTGCAGGAACTGCAGAGCGCGGATGGGCGGTCGCCTTTCTCGCCACTGCCCTGA
- a CDS encoding DUF1820 family protein codes for MTKREAPIYKVIFLNQGQVFEMYAKQIYQSDLWGFLEVEEFVFGERTQLVVDPGEEKLKAQFEGVVRSFVPMHSIVRIDEVERLGTPKISEARGMSNVMPFPMPMPEK; via the coding sequence ATGACCAAACGTGAAGCTCCAATCTACAAGGTGATTTTCCTTAACCAGGGCCAGGTGTTCGAAATGTACGCCAAGCAGATCTATCAAAGTGATCTGTGGGGCTTCCTGGAAGTGGAAGAGTTCGTCTTTGGCGAGCGCACACAGCTGGTCGTCGACCCGGGCGAGGAAAAGCTCAAGGCCCAGTTCGAAGGCGTGGTGCGCAGTTTTGTGCCGATGCATTCGATCGTGCGCATCGATGAAGTCGAGCGCCTGGGCACGCCGAAAATCAGCGAAGCCCGGGGCATGAGCAATGTCATGCCGTTTCCGATGCCGATGCCTGAGAAGTAA
- the miaB gene encoding tRNA (N6-isopentenyl adenosine(37)-C2)-methylthiotransferase MiaB — MAKKLYIETHGCQMNEYDSSRMVDLLGEHQALEVTARAEDADVILLNTCSIRERAQDRVYSQLGRWRELKLANPDMVIAVGGCVASQEGAAIRDRAPYVDVVFGPQTLHRLPEMIDAARLTKLPQVDVSFPEIEKFDHLPEPRIDGPSAYVSVMEGCSKYCTFCVVPYTRGEEVSRPFDDVLAEIIHLAENGVREVTLLGQNVNGYRGQTHDGRMADLAELIRVVAAVDGIERIRYTTSHPLEFSDSLIQAHAEVPELVKHLHLPVQSGSDRILSAMKRNHTALEYKSKLRKLRAAVPGICISSDFIVGFPGETEKDFQQTMKLIEDVGFDFSYSFVYSQRPGTPAADLADETPEELKKERLNALQHRLNQQGFEISRQMVGSTQRILVTDYSKKDPGELQGRTENNRIVNFRCDNPTLIGQFADVHIDAAQPHSLRGSLIN; from the coding sequence ATGGCCAAGAAGCTTTACATCGAAACCCACGGTTGCCAGATGAACGAGTACGACAGCTCGCGTATGGTCGACCTGCTGGGTGAACATCAGGCCCTGGAAGTCACCGCTCGCGCTGAAGATGCCGACGTGATCCTGCTCAATACCTGCTCAATCCGCGAGCGAGCCCAGGACCGCGTGTACTCGCAACTGGGCCGCTGGCGTGAATTGAAACTGGCCAACCCGGACATGGTAATCGCCGTCGGCGGTTGCGTGGCCAGCCAGGAAGGCGCCGCCATTCGCGACCGCGCACCCTATGTGGACGTGGTCTTTGGCCCGCAGACCCTGCACCGCCTGCCGGAAATGATCGACGCCGCCCGCCTCACCAAGCTGCCCCAGGTTGATGTCTCGTTCCCAGAAATCGAAAAATTCGACCACTTGCCCGAGCCGCGCATCGACGGCCCAAGCGCTTATGTGTCGGTAATGGAAGGTTGCAGCAAGTACTGCACCTTCTGCGTCGTGCCTTATACCCGTGGCGAAGAAGTCAGCCGTCCATTCGATGACGTACTGGCGGAAATCATCCACCTCGCCGAGAACGGTGTGCGCGAAGTCACCCTGCTGGGCCAGAACGTCAACGGTTATCGCGGCCAGACCCACGACGGACGCATGGCGGACCTGGCGGAACTGATCCGCGTGGTCGCCGCCGTCGACGGTATCGAGCGAATTCGCTACACCACTTCGCACCCGCTGGAGTTCTCCGACAGCCTGATCCAGGCCCACGCCGAAGTACCGGAGCTGGTCAAACATCTGCATTTACCGGTGCAGTCGGGTTCGGACCGTATCCTCTCGGCCATGAAGCGCAACCACACCGCTCTGGAATACAAATCCAAACTGCGCAAACTGCGTGCTGCGGTACCGGGCATCTGCATCAGCTCGGATTTCATCGTCGGCTTCCCTGGCGAGACCGAGAAAGATTTCCAGCAGACCATGAAGCTGATTGAAGACGTCGGTTTCGACTTCTCCTACTCGTTCGTCTACAGCCAGCGCCCGGGTACCCCAGCCGCCGACCTCGCGGACGAAACCCCGGAAGAGCTGAAAAAGGAGCGCCTGAACGCTCTGCAACATCGCCTCAACCAGCAAGGCTTCGAGATCAGCCGCCAGATGGTGGGCTCGACCCAGCGCATCCTCGTCACCGACTACTCAAAGAAAGACCCAGGCGAGCTGCAAGGCCGGACCGAGAACAACCGGATCGTCAACTTCCGCTGCGACAATCCGACCTTGATCGGGCAGTTCGCCGACGTGCATATCGATGCGGCCCAACCGCACTCGCTGCGCGGCTCGCTGATTAACTGA
- a CDS encoding PhoH family protein → MNAPIEPHRFLLEPFEARRFANLCGQFDEHLRMIEQRLSIEIRNRGNQFELIGEPQHTTSAENLLRRLYRETKGSELSPETVHLYLQESAVEDLANNPVAEASVALRTKKGMIRPRGLNQQRYVKEILGNDINFGIGPAGTGKTYLAVACAVDALEREQVRRILLVRPAVEAGEKLGFLPGDLAQKIDPYLRPLYDALYEMLGFEYVAKLIERQVIEIAPLAYMRGRTLNNSFIILDESQNTTVEQMKMFLTRIGFGSTAVITGDVTQVDLPKGTKSGLSQVIEVLKDVPGISFTHFMPKDVVRHPLVQRIVEAYERFEHRDDEPAKDIRRDA, encoded by the coding sequence TTGAACGCACCCATAGAACCACATCGTTTCCTCCTCGAGCCCTTTGAGGCTCGCCGTTTCGCCAATCTGTGCGGACAGTTCGACGAGCATCTGCGCATGATCGAACAGCGCCTGAGCATCGAGATCCGCAACCGCGGCAATCAGTTCGAGCTCATTGGTGAACCTCAACACACCACGTCTGCGGAAAACCTCCTCCGGCGCCTCTACCGGGAAACCAAAGGTAGTGAGCTATCGCCGGAAACGGTACACCTGTACTTACAGGAATCCGCCGTGGAAGACCTGGCCAACAACCCCGTGGCCGAAGCCAGCGTCGCATTGCGTACCAAAAAAGGCATGATTCGCCCACGCGGCTTGAATCAGCAGCGCTACGTCAAAGAAATCCTCGGTAACGACATCAACTTCGGCATCGGCCCGGCCGGTACCGGCAAGACCTACCTGGCAGTGGCCTGCGCGGTCGACGCCCTGGAGCGCGAGCAGGTGCGACGCATCCTGCTGGTGCGCCCGGCGGTGGAAGCCGGCGAAAAACTGGGTTTCCTGCCCGGCGACCTTGCACAGAAGATCGACCCTTACCTGCGCCCGCTGTATGACGCCCTCTACGAAATGCTCGGCTTCGAATACGTGGCCAAGCTGATCGAGCGCCAGGTGATCGAAATCGCCCCGCTGGCCTATATGCGCGGTCGCACCCTGAACAACAGCTTCATCATTCTCGACGAAAGCCAGAACACCACCGTTGAGCAGATGAAGATGTTCCTGACCCGTATCGGCTTCGGCTCAACGGCCGTGATCACCGGTGACGTCACCCAGGTCGACCTGCCCAAGGGCACCAAGTCGGGCCTGAGCCAGGTGATCGAGGTGCTCAAGGACGTTCCGGGAATCAGCTTCACTCACTTCATGCCCAAAGACGTGGTGCGCCACCCACTGGTCCAGCGCATTGTCGAAGCCTACGAGCGCTTTGAACATCGTGACGACGAGCCGGCCAAGGACATTCGCCGCGATGCTTGA
- the ybeY gene encoding rRNA maturation RNase YbeY, with the protein MLELDLQLATDAPAPSEEQFRQWCTLALRQRTADSELTIRLVGEPEGRELNHTWRQKDYATNVLSFPADVPDELLDIPLLGDLVICVEVVEREAKEQGKELEAHWAHLVIHGCLHLLGYDHIDDEEAEEMEALERTLLAELGHRDPYADDEN; encoded by the coding sequence ATGCTTGAGCTTGATCTGCAGCTGGCCACCGACGCGCCCGCCCCCAGCGAAGAACAATTCCGCCAATGGTGCACACTGGCCCTGCGCCAGCGCACCGCCGACTCGGAACTGACCATCCGCCTGGTGGGCGAGCCCGAAGGCCGTGAACTGAACCACACCTGGCGCCAGAAAGACTACGCCACCAATGTGCTGTCGTTTCCCGCTGACGTACCCGATGAGTTGCTGGATATCCCGCTGCTGGGCGATCTGGTGATTTGCGTCGAAGTGGTGGAACGCGAGGCAAAGGAACAAGGCAAGGAACTTGAGGCCCACTGGGCCCATCTAGTCATCCACGGCTGCTTGCATCTCTTGGGTTACGACCATATAGACGATGAGGAAGCCGAGGAAATGGAAGCACTGGAACGAACGTTGCTTGCAGAACTGGGTCATCGCGATCCGTATGCAGACGACGAAAACTGA
- a CDS encoding HlyC/CorC family transporter: protein MSEDRSSNGQKSWLGKLTQAFAHEPKNRQELLELLREAHQNKLLDSEALAIVEGAIQVADLQVRDIMVPRSQMISIKATQTPREFLPAVIDSAHSRYPVIGESHDDVMGVLLAKDLLPLILKENGDSFNIKDLLRPATFVPESKRLNVLLREFRANHNHMAIVIDEYGGVAGLVTIEDVLEQIVGDIEDEHDVEEDSYIKPLPSGDFLVKALTPIENFNEFFDSEFSDDEFDTVGGLVMSAFGHLPKRNETTEIGAYRFRILNADSRRIHLIRLTPIAR, encoded by the coding sequence ATGAGCGAAGACCGATCGAGCAACGGGCAAAAGTCATGGCTGGGGAAACTCACCCAGGCCTTTGCCCACGAGCCGAAAAACCGCCAGGAGCTGCTGGAGCTCCTGCGCGAGGCCCATCAGAACAAGTTGCTGGACAGCGAAGCGCTGGCCATCGTCGAGGGCGCCATCCAGGTGGCTGACCTGCAAGTACGGGACATCATGGTCCCGCGCTCGCAGATGATCAGCATCAAGGCGACCCAGACCCCTCGGGAGTTCCTCCCGGCCGTCATCGACTCGGCGCACTCGCGCTACCCGGTGATCGGAGAAAGCCATGACGACGTCATGGGCGTCCTGCTGGCCAAGGACCTGCTGCCGCTGATCCTCAAGGAGAACGGCGACAGTTTCAACATCAAGGACCTGCTGCGGCCGGCCACCTTCGTTCCCGAGTCCAAGCGTCTGAATGTGCTGCTGCGCGAGTTTCGCGCCAACCACAATCACATGGCCATCGTCATTGACGAATACGGCGGCGTGGCGGGCCTGGTCACCATCGAAGACGTGCTGGAACAGATCGTTGGTGATATCGAAGACGAGCACGACGTAGAAGAGGACAGCTACATCAAGCCGTTGCCCAGCGGTGATTTCCTGGTCAAGGCCCTGACGCCGATCGAGAACTTCAACGAGTTCTTCGACAGCGAATTCTCTGATGATGAGTTCGACACCGTCGGCGGCCTAGTGATGAGCGCGTTCGGGCATCTGCCCAAGCGTAACGAAACCACGGAAATCGGCGCCTATCGCTTTCGCATCCTGAATGCCGACAGCCGCCGGATCCATCTGATCCGCCTGACACCTATTGCCCGCTAA
- the lnt gene encoding apolipoprotein N-acyltransferase, which produces MRRLTAPGWPGNLLAVVAGAITTLALAPFDIWPLALVAVGFFYAGLRELTPRQALGRGWCFGFGLFGAGTSWIYYSIHHFGGASVLLAGLLMLAFTAAIAWFFALPAWLWARWLRRNEAPLADALAFAALWVGQEAFRGWFLTGFPWLYSGYSQLDGPLTGLAPLGGMWLISFALALTAALICNLPRLLAAKRNVFVGAGLALLVAPWAIGLALKHHAWTTPAGPPLTVAALQGNVAQSMKWDPDQLNAQLALYRDMSFSSKRVDLLVWPETAIPVLKESAEGYLAMMGKFAAERNTALITGVPIRQEVHHQKRYFNGITVVGEGDGTYLKQKLVPFGEYVPLQDLLRGLIAFFDLPMSDFARGPADQALLQAKGYQIAPFICYEVVYPEFAASLSARSDLLLTISNDTWFGTSIGPLQHLQMAQMRALEAGRWMIRATNNGVTGLINPFGQITEQIPQFERGVLYGEVVPMHNLTPYLQWRSWPLIIVCLVLFGWALLAGRMSKTV; this is translated from the coding sequence ATGCGCCGTCTCACCGCACCCGGCTGGCCCGGTAACTTGCTGGCCGTGGTGGCCGGCGCCATCACTACCCTGGCGCTGGCGCCGTTCGATATCTGGCCGCTGGCGCTGGTGGCGGTCGGGTTCTTCTATGCAGGACTTCGCGAGCTGACACCACGCCAGGCCCTGGGCCGTGGCTGGTGTTTCGGTTTCGGCCTGTTTGGCGCTGGCACCAGTTGGATCTACTACAGCATTCACCATTTCGGCGGCGCCTCGGTGCTGCTGGCCGGGTTGCTGATGCTGGCGTTTACGGCGGCGATTGCCTGGTTCTTCGCCCTGCCGGCCTGGCTATGGGCACGCTGGCTGCGCCGTAATGAAGCGCCGCTGGCGGACGCCTTGGCGTTTGCGGCCTTATGGGTTGGTCAAGAAGCCTTTCGTGGCTGGTTCCTCACCGGCTTCCCTTGGCTTTACTCCGGTTACAGCCAGCTCGATGGCCCCCTTACCGGTCTCGCGCCGCTGGGCGGGATGTGGCTGATTTCCTTCGCGCTGGCTCTGACGGCCGCACTGATCTGCAACCTGCCGCGCTTGCTGGCAGCCAAACGTAATGTGTTTGTCGGTGCAGGCCTGGCATTGCTGGTGGCGCCATGGGCCATCGGCCTGGCGCTCAAGCATCACGCCTGGACCACGCCCGCCGGCCCGCCGCTGACGGTGGCGGCGCTTCAGGGCAACGTGGCACAAAGCATGAAGTGGGACCCCGACCAGCTCAACGCACAGTTGGCGTTGTACCGCGACATGAGCTTCAGTTCCAAACGCGTCGACCTGCTGGTATGGCCGGAAACCGCGATCCCGGTTCTCAAGGAATCCGCCGAGGGTTACCTCGCGATGATGGGCAAGTTCGCCGCCGAGCGAAATACCGCGCTGATCACCGGCGTGCCGATTCGTCAGGAAGTGCATCACCAGAAGCGCTACTTCAACGGTATCACCGTGGTCGGTGAAGGCGATGGCACCTACCTGAAGCAGAAGTTGGTTCCGTTTGGTGAGTACGTGCCGCTGCAAGATCTGCTGCGCGGCCTGATTGCCTTCTTCGACCTGCCGATGTCGGACTTCGCTCGCGGTCCGGCCGATCAAGCCTTGCTGCAAGCCAAGGGTTATCAGATTGCGCCGTTCATTTGTTATGAAGTGGTCTACCCGGAATTCGCCGCCAGCCTTTCGGCTCGCAGTGATTTGCTGCTGACCATCAGTAACGACACCTGGTTCGGCACCTCTATCGGCCCCTTGCAGCACCTGCAAATGGCCCAGATGCGCGCCCTGGAAGCCGGCCGCTGGATGATTCGCGCCACCAACAACGGGGTCACCGGCCTGATCAACCCGTTTGGCCAGATCACCGAGCAGATCCCACAGTTTGAACGTGGCGTCCTCTATGGCGAAGTGGTGCCGATGCACAACCTGACGCCCTACCTGCAATGGCGGTCGTGGCCACTGATCATTGTATGTTTGGTGCTGTTTGGTTGGGCGTTGCTGGCAGGCCGGATGTCCAAAACGGTGTAA
- a CDS encoding YdcF family protein, which produces MPFRYFIKQLLLPPGILLLLLALAWWFRRSRPRLAGACFALGLGGMWLMSLPVVVQWGAKALETEPPLARDEWATLAQRADAIVVLGSGRERGDPAWGSDQPTGIGLERQRYAARLAKASGLPVLTSGGLHYGTPPSEAELMAVSMQDDFGVTVRWKEESSRTTWENAQMSAQILLPQGIKRVVVVTQAWHMPRSRWSFEKAGFTVVPAPVGFLGEDNARPLGGWMPEFKSVWQSGQLLNEAVGQVGYRMFYR; this is translated from the coding sequence ATGCCTTTTCGTTATTTCATAAAACAATTGTTGTTGCCGCCCGGCATTCTTTTGCTGTTGTTGGCCCTTGCCTGGTGGTTTCGTCGCAGCCGTCCGCGCCTGGCCGGGGCATGCTTTGCCTTGGGGTTGGGCGGGATGTGGTTGATGAGTTTGCCGGTGGTGGTGCAATGGGGCGCTAAGGCCTTGGAGACCGAGCCGCCGTTGGCCCGCGACGAATGGGCGACCCTGGCGCAGCGAGCTGATGCCATTGTGGTGTTGGGCTCTGGTCGCGAGCGGGGTGACCCGGCCTGGGGCTCTGATCAGCCGACCGGCATAGGCCTTGAGCGCCAGCGCTATGCGGCTCGGTTGGCCAAAGCTTCGGGGTTGCCGGTGTTGACCAGTGGAGGTTTGCACTATGGCACGCCGCCCAGCGAGGCGGAATTGATGGCAGTGTCGATGCAGGATGACTTTGGTGTCACCGTGCGCTGGAAGGAGGAGAGCAGTCGCACCACTTGGGAAAACGCCCAAATGAGCGCGCAGATTCTATTGCCTCAGGGAATCAAGCGTGTGGTGGTCGTGACTCAGGCCTGGCACATGCCGCGTTCCCGCTGGAGCTTTGAGAAGGCCGGCTTCACCGTGGTTCCGGCGCCTGTCGGGTTCCTGGGCGAGGACAATGCCCGGCCACTGGGCGGCTGGATGCCGGAGTTCAAGTCGGTATGGCAGAGCGGGCAGTTGTTGAATGAGGCGGTTGGGCAGGTGGGGTATCGGATGTTTTATAGGTAA
- the leuS gene encoding leucine--tRNA ligase: MHEHYQPREIENAAQSFWDEQKSFEVSEQPGKETFYCLSMFPYPSGKLHMGHVRNYTIGDVISRYQRMQGKNVLQPMGWDAFGMPAENAAMKNNVAPAKWTYENIAYMKTQLRSLGLAVDWSREVTTCKPDYYRWEQWLFTRLFEKGVIYRKNGTVNWDPVDQTVLANEQVIDGRGWRSGALIEKREIPMYYFKITAYADELLSSLDDLPGWPEQVKTMQRNWIGKSKGMEVQFPYNIDTIGEAGTLKVFTTRPDTLMGATYVAVAAEHPLATLAAQNNPELQAFIAECKGGSVAEADVATQEKKGLPTSLFVEHPLTGEKLPVWVANYVLMHYGDGAVMAVPAHDERDFEFATQYNLPIKSVVRTSSGDTNLAPWQDAYGEHGELINSGEFDGLDFEGAFDAIEVALIKKNLGASRTQFRLRDWGISRQRYWGCPIPIIHCDTCGDVPVPEDQLPVVLPEDVVPDGAGSPLARMPEFYECSCPKCGAPAKRETDTMDTFVESSWYYARYASPHYEGGLVEKSAADHWLPVDQYIGGIEHAILHLLYARFFHKLMRDEGLVSSNEPFKNLLTQGMVIAETYYRREANGSYTWFNPADVELERDSKAKVISAKLIADGLPVEIGGTEKMAKSKNNGVDPQSMIDQFGADTCRLFMMFASPPDMSAEWSDSGVEGSHRFLKRVWRLAHAHVSQGLPGKLNVAALSDEQKVIRRSTHLAIKQASQDVGQHHKFNTAIAQVMTLMNVLEKAPQTTEQDRALVQEGLETVTLLLAPITPHISHELWSQLGHSGAVIDARWPVQDDSALVQDTLQLVIQVNGKLRGHIDMPASASREEVEAAARSNENVLRFTEGLTIRKVIVVPGKLVNIVAS; encoded by the coding sequence ATGCACGAACATTACCAGCCCCGTGAAATAGAAAATGCCGCCCAGTCGTTCTGGGACGAGCAAAAGTCCTTTGAAGTCAGTGAACAGCCAGGCAAGGAGACTTTCTATTGCCTATCGATGTTCCCTTACCCCAGCGGCAAGCTACACATGGGGCATGTGCGTAACTACACCATCGGCGACGTGATCTCCCGCTACCAGCGCATGCAAGGCAAGAACGTCCTGCAACCCATGGGTTGGGACGCCTTCGGCATGCCGGCGGAAAACGCCGCGATGAAGAACAACGTAGCGCCCGCTAAGTGGACCTACGAAAACATCGCCTACATGAAGACCCAGTTGCGCAGCCTGGGCCTGGCCGTGGATTGGTCTCGCGAAGTGACCACCTGCAAGCCTGATTACTACCGCTGGGAACAATGGCTGTTCACTCGCCTGTTCGAAAAAGGCGTGATCTACCGCAAGAACGGCACCGTTAACTGGGACCCGGTCGACCAGACCGTCCTGGCCAACGAGCAAGTGATCGACGGTCGCGGCTGGCGTTCCGGCGCGCTGATCGAAAAGCGCGAAATCCCGATGTACTACTTCAAGATCACCGCCTACGCGGATGAACTCTTGTCGAGCCTCGACGACCTGCCGGGCTGGCCTGAACAGGTCAAGACCATGCAGCGCAACTGGATTGGCAAATCCAAGGGCATGGAAGTGCAGTTCCCGTACAACATCGACACCATCGGTGAAGCGGGTACCCTGAAAGTCTTCACTACCCGTCCGGACACCCTGATGGGCGCGACCTACGTCGCCGTGGCAGCTGAACACCCGCTGGCCACCCTGGCCGCACAGAACAACCCCGAGCTGCAGGCGTTCATCGCCGAATGCAAAGGCGGCAGCGTCGCCGAAGCTGACGTCGCCACCCAAGAGAAAAAAGGCCTGCCGACCTCGCTGTTCGTCGAGCACCCACTGACAGGCGAGAAGTTGCCAGTCTGGGTCGCCAACTACGTGCTGATGCATTACGGCGATGGTGCAGTAATGGCCGTGCCGGCTCACGACGAGCGCGATTTCGAATTCGCCACCCAATACAACCTGCCGATCAAGTCCGTGGTGCGCACCAGCTCCGGTGACACCAACCTGGCTCCGTGGCAAGACGCCTACGGCGAGCACGGCGAACTGATCAACTCCGGCGAGTTCGACGGCCTGGACTTCGAAGGTGCCTTCGACGCCATTGAAGTAGCGCTGATCAAGAAAAACCTCGGTGCCTCGCGCACCCAGTTCCGCCTGCGCGACTGGGGCATCAGCCGCCAACGCTATTGGGGCTGCCCGATCCCGATCATCCACTGCGACACCTGTGGTGACGTGCCGGTGCCGGAAGACCAGTTGCCAGTCGTACTGCCGGAAGACGTGGTGCCAGACGGCGCAGGTTCGCCATTGGCACGCATGCCCGAGTTCTACGAGTGCAGTTGCCCGAAATGCGGCGCGCCAGCCAAGCGTGAAACCGACACCATGGACACCTTCGTCGAGTCCTCGTGGTACTACGCCCGCTACGCCTCGCCGCACTATGAAGGCGGTCTGGTAGAAAAATCGGCGGCCGACCATTGGTTGCCGGTAGACCAGTACATCGGCGGTATCGAACACGCCATTCTTCACCTGCTCTATGCGCGCTTCTTCCACAAGCTGATGCGCGACGAAGGCCTGGTTAGCTCCAACGAGCCGTTCAAGAACCTGCTGACCCAGGGCATGGTGATCGCCGAGACTTATTATCGTCGTGAAGCCAACGGCAGCTACACCTGGTTCAACCCAGCGGACGTTGAGCTGGAGCGTGACAGCAAAGCCAAGGTTATTAGTGCCAAGCTGATCGCCGACGGCCTGCCGGTGGAAATCGGTGGCACCGAGAAAATGGCCAAGTCCAAGAATAACGGCGTCGACCCACAGTCGATGATTGACCAGTTCGGTGCAGATACCTGCCGACTGTTCATGATGTTCGCCTCGCCGCCCGACATGAGCGCGGAATGGTCCGACTCCGGCGTAGAGGGTTCGCACCGCTTCCTCAAACGCGTCTGGCGTCTGGCGCACGCACATGTCAGCCAGGGCTTGCCAGGCAAACTGAACGTGGCGGCCTTAAGCGATGAGCAGAAAGTCATTCGCCGCAGCACGCACCTGGCCATCAAACAAGCCAGCCAGGACGTGGGCCAGCACCACAAATTCAACACTGCCATCGCCCAGGTGATGACACTGATGAACGTACTGGAAAAAGCACCGCAGACCACTGAACAGGACCGTGCACTGGTACAGGAAGGCCTGGAAACGGTCACCCTGTTGCTTGCACCGATCACGCCGCACATCAGCCACGAACTGTGGAGCCAACTGGGCCACAGCGGCGCAGTAATCGATGCCCGCTGGCCAGTACAGGATGACAGCGCACTGGTACAAGACACGTTGCAACTGGTGATTCAGGTCAACGGTAAACTGCGTGGCCATATCGACATGCCTGCCAGCGCCAGCCGCGAAGAAGTCGAAGCGGCCGCACGCAGCAACGAAAACGTGCTGCGCTTTACCGAAGGCCTGACGATCCGCAAAGTGATCGTGGTACCCGGCAAACTGGTCAATATCGTCGCTAGCTAA
- the lptE gene encoding LPS assembly lipoprotein LptE has protein sequence MIKRNLLVMGLAVLLSACGFQLRGTGTTELTIKELDVSARNAYGETVTQLRTTLEGSGVKVYTGAPYKLVLVNEQETQRNLSYASAGRASDIELNTTLNYEIQGHDNLPLTGGKLEVQKVVSHDGNNLVGSDSEAIQVRKEMRRDLVQRMVLRLQQFSPTQLDALQQTADAKAKADADALKAAQEYENNTPKQSPVEVPAE, from the coding sequence ATGATCAAACGCAATTTGCTGGTTATGGGCCTTGCTGTGCTGTTGAGCGCCTGCGGCTTCCAGCTGCGTGGTACTGGCACCACCGAACTGACGATCAAGGAACTGGACGTCAGTGCCCGCAACGCCTACGGCGAGACCGTGACCCAACTGCGCACTACGCTGGAAGGCAGTGGCGTGAAGGTCTACACCGGCGCGCCTTACAAACTGGTCCTGGTCAATGAACAGGAAACCCAGCGTAACCTCAGCTACGCCAGCGCAGGCCGTGCCTCGGACATCGAGCTGAACACTACGCTCAATTACGAGATCCAGGGTCACGACAACCTGCCGCTGACCGGTGGCAAACTGGAAGTACAGAAAGTCGTGAGCCACGACGGCAACAACCTGGTGGGTTCGGACTCGGAAGCGATTCAGGTACGCAAGGAAATGCGTCGCGACCTGGTCCAGCGTATGGTGCTGCGCCTGCAACAATTTAGCCCGACTCAACTGGACGCCCTGCAGCAAACTGCAGACGCCAAGGCCAAGGCAGATGCCGATGCTCTGAAAGCTGCGCAAGAGTATGAAAACAACACGCCGAAGCAGTCCCCAGTAGAAGTCCCTGCCGAGTAA